The genomic DNA CGTGCTTGATGTGAAAAAGGATACTTACAAAAATCTAGATTATTAATTTCAAAATTGTAGCGCTGTTTTATCAAAAATATATTGAATGGTATTTTATGGATAGGGCGTGTAGGGCATGTAAAATTGAAACTTTTCTACTAAAATAAGCTGATATCCCGATCTGACCATTATCTCGAATATAATATGTGACTGTGCTAAATGCCGAGGAAAATTTTCGAAAATATACGCCCTACACGCCCTACTTTCTGTACAGATATATTTCAATACCAATATTGAATGATAATAAACTACATAAATAACTGCTATCCTATTGTGCTTCAATATAATTATCCGTCGTTTGAAAATACCTAAGCAGACTAATTATCTTATCAATCCGCTGGCATTCATTAATAAAATAATACTATTGGTGTTTTATGGATAGGGCGTGTAGGGCATGTATAATTGAAACTTTTCTACTAAAATAAGTCCATTATCGCTCTGGCCAATTATCTCAAATATAATATGTGACTGCGTTAATGACGAGAGAAATTTTCGAAACTACACGCCCTACATGCGCTACTTCTGGTGTAGACATGTTTCAATACCAGTATTAGATGATAATAAACTACATAAATAGCAGTTGTTCTATAATGTCTCAATATAAATATCTGTGATTTAAAATATCCAAACAGACTAATTATCTCCTTAATCCGGTATAGCAGGGTGATAGATTAAAATATAGCATTGAGAGGGGATAGGACTATAAAATATAAACCCGCATTATAACGCCATTATGATGATATTTTAATTTTCAAGATAAACTATTTAAAAATAATAGAAAAACGACCCTCAAGGTTTACTTGAGGATCGTTCTGGTGCCGCTGACCCGTACAGGGCGGTGGGCGTATAGGCTATTGCATTGCTAATATCGAGCGGGGGACGCTTGGAAACGTCGATGCCAAGCGGGTTAAAGGTGATTTTCACGCCGCCATCGTCAAAGCATTCTACCCGTTCCACGAACATGCCGACAAGATCGCGGTCGGACTGTTCCAGTGCAAACAGAAGAATACTGGCTATTTCCGGCTCGCTGTACTTATTCATAGCCCGTTCGGTCAGGCTGATTTCATATAGGATCACCTCAATGTTTGAGGCTTGCTTTTCTAAATCTTTCAGAGTGTCCACCGTTGAGCTGGAATAGATGCGATTTGCAATAGCCTCGTTGATGGCCTTGATTTTATCTTTGACGTTTTGCAACTCGGCGCGAAGTGCTGCTTTATCTGGTTGGCCAGCATCCTTGGCCTTTTCAATCGAGCGGGCGATATATGCAGCGTGTACATGCACATTGTCCGGGCGGATCAGCTCGCGAACATGGCTGACTACCAATTCTTCAATAGCATCTTTAGGCACAAGCTTTTTGTCACAGGTGCGCAGCCGCTGGTTAGCATTGCAGCCGTAGTAAAAATATTTGCTGCGGTTATTGACGCCGACCATAGCCGCCCCGCAATGGCCGCAGAAGATTTTGCCCGAAAGCATGTATTTCACCTTGGCGGTATTGGCGGCGTTTCGCTTATTATCTGCCATGCGCTTTCTTACCTTCTCCCATAATTCATCCGATACAATGCGCGGTATCGCGTCGGGTATCTTGATGCATTCGACGTCTTCGGCGTGGGTGTTTCTTTTGCCGTTGTCGTCGCGTGGAACCTTACCATAAACATAAGTGCCGATATAGCGTTCATTGCAAAGTAGGTCATGAATGGAATTTTTGCCGAAGCTGCTGCCACGTTTGGTTTTTGCACCGACGCGGTTCATTTGGTCTATGATTTCGTTGTAGCTGCTGCCGTAAGCGTACATATGAAAAACCGCCCGCACGACATCGGCCTCAGTTTCATTGATGTGGTACTTTTTATCTATGACGTTATAACCCAACGGGGCCACGCCGCCGGTGTGGAGCGCCTGCTGTGCTAAAAAGTTCATTTTAGCTTTAACCTTTTGTCGCGTCTGTAAAACATGCATTTGGTTTATTAGTGCATTAATACCCTCACTGGCAAAGACGGAGGGGTCGTTGATGTCGCCACCGATAAATGACTGCGTCACCGAAATTAGGTTGATTTTATTAGCCTGCAACAGTCTGCGAAAGCTGAACCAGTCCACCAGATCACGGCTAAACCGTGACTGGTCGTATATGAGGACGGCTTTAAACAATCCTATTTTAGTATCACGAAAAAAGCGGTCAAGCTCTGGCCGGTGGGACTTCATGCCGGAGGTTGCCTCGTCGGCATATACATCCACAATGCGCATGTTGTGCGCGGCTGCATACTCGGCGCACTTTTTAACCTGCACTTCTATAGTGTCAGGGTTTTGGTTGTCTGTTGAATACCGGGCATATATTGCGGCATTAATCATAAAAATAAACCTCCTTAGAGTATGCTTGCGCAGACCCTGCAGAGGTGTTATAATTTACCTTGCAGAGTGGCTTTTTGACTGATTGGCTGCTCGTATTGCATCCCGTTTGGTGTTCGCTGCACCAAGCGGGATTTTATATTTGATCGATTGTATTAAATGTGTATGATGAATTATCAATACTGCTGAAAATATTCTCTTGAACTTCAAACATCAAATCAATGACTAATCCTGAGAAAAATTCTAAATCAGATGTGTGTACAATAATACTTTTGCTTCCATGGGCAAGCTTATTACGAAACATTAAAAATCGTTGAAGCTTCGATTTATACTTTTCTTCGGGCACCATACTTATCCCGAAACGTAGGCAAATAATTTTTAACTGATCATAATTGACGTTTGATCCAGTGGGAATAGGGGCTATGGTGAACTTTTGAAATAAAAAATTATAGATGCGCTTTACAAATTCTTTTTGCTTATTATAATCCCGGGGAGGGTTATGCAATTGTAGCAAAGAAAAAGAGTTATGAGTTAACATATCTATATTAACATTGCAAAAGTCTAGTTCTTTGCTATTTAAGTACTTAGCATACTCTGAAAATGAAAAATCGATAAACCCTTCCCAAATGGAATATAAAGCCGGAATTGCATATTTCAAGGCGATCTCTTTTTTTTGGGGTGAAAAGCCGGGATCAATTGCAATTGCTTTTATTAAAGCTATCTCACCTAAACGCCAATTAATATCTTCAACTATTGAGTCCTTAGTTCTGTCCATTGCCTTCGACCTCAAAAATTTCGATGGCACGTTGAATACGCCTTTTGGCTCGTTGCTGGCTTCCCGAAGCTGATCCAGAATATTTTTTAAAGAATTCATCGTTTTTAAGCATTTCTATTTTTTCTTGTAACAAGATTGGCTTATCTAAATAAAAATTATAAAACGATGATGTCGCTATCGTAATTGCTTCAAATAAGCTAGGGGAAAATAAATTGCTGCCATTGAATCTAAAAATCTCTTTACCAAGGGGCGATAACAAATGGATAACATTTTCGAATACGCGTTGATCCGCCGGACTAAGGTCTAAGCCAGCATTAACTTTTTCTTTCATAAAATTGGTCATGTGAACAGAAACAGATGTTGATACTTTTTCCCAATCATGAAATAGCGACATAAAACGAATAACCAACTCTTGATCATATAGCTGTTTCTTTTGCTTATCGGATATTGCAATAATTCCTTGAAATTCTTCATTTCTGGACATTTCCTCTAAAAACTGATAAAAGGAAGATAATTTCCCCCTGAAAATACAGTTTCGTATTTCTTGATCAGTTAACGGTTCTCCACCAGTATTCAATCTGCTGAACAGTTCATACCGCATATCCCATTTACTATCCCATTTTATTACCTCAACACGGCATACTGTCCTTTTCAAATTTAAGACATATTTTAAGGGTAAAGAATCTATGTTATACCCTTCAAGGGAAGGTATAAGATCTCCACTAACAAGAACCCATTTATTTTGAGCATAATCCTCTAGTAATCCAAAAAAAGATAAAACAGTAGATAATCGTTGCAGGCCGTCTACTAATTCCCACTTGCCCTCTTGACCTTCAGCCACGAAAATAGGGGGGATAGGGATTCCTAGAAGGAGTGACTCAATAAATCTGGTTTGCTGATCAATACTCCAGCGAAATAGCCTTTGGAATTCTGGCGATATAATAATTTCATCCCGCTCATACATGCTCATTATTTCGCCAAAGGACATATCTAATCTGTCTGTTGATAGGCTATTTCTTCTTTCTGTTATCTCAAACTCCAAAGTAGCAATGGATGCAATTTCATCTCCTTGTAAATGAGATGATTTTAAATTCTCATTCCCCACGGTTAACCCTCCTCATTTTTAAGAATTAATCTATTTCGCCGCTTACTTTATATCCCCGTTAAATGTGACACCACCGAGCGGGATTTCTTATTTCCCGAAAATAGATTTCCAGAGCATATTTTGCATTTTTCTCTTCCGCCCGGCATTGGTGGTCGGAATTCCGGTTGCGTGCGCTATTTTTGTTTTAACCTTGGTAACCCCAAGTGCGCGTTTCCAGCTGAATCCAAATGCCATGATAAAACCTCCTTCATTTTAAGCACAGAGTATTTCGTACCCTGTATTCGGCAAGATCGTGACTGACGCCTATGATGCAGGCGACCTGATCTATGGTGAAATCTTGGAGTTCCATCATATCATCATCTGAGTATAAGAGGCAAACAGCAAAGCGGTTCGCTTCTGTTTCATATCGGCTGGTGACGAAAAAGGTGCGCGAGTCTAAAAATAGGCGGTTCAACTTTTTATGCATGAACCAGTGCCCCAACTCGTGGGCACATACCAGCCGAGTTTGATGGTCATTCAGGCTTTCATTTATATAAATAAACTTGTTGCGTTTTAATTGTTGATAGAATCCCCGGACGCCGACCAGAGGAACATATATTATGTCAAATCCAAGAGATTCTGCAATGTCAAAGGGGTTGCGCGTTTTAAAACGCTTGACCGCCTTTTCTGCAAAGCCCTTGGCATCAAGCATCATTGTTTTCCTTTCTGAATTTTTTAGGCGTGTACCTCTCCTTGTTTTTTACCTTGGCCATTTCCAATCCTATTTTCATGGCAGCAAGAATAGACTCTTTGGCCTCGTCACTCAAAGGATCGCCGTCGAACATTAAGCCCTCGCCGCTCTCTAAATTCTGGCGCAGGCGTTCCATGTCCTTGGCTATATCGCGCTCGTCTCTCGTATTGAGAGCGGGCGCGCTTTCTTTTAGTTCTTCTTTTCCTAGAAGGTAATTAACAGATACGCCGAAATAGTCAGCTATTTTTGCAGCTGTCTCGGCATTGACTCCTGATCTTCTCCCCATTTTCAGGTCGGTCATAATGCTGGGTTGAATTGCTATATCTTTACACATTTTATAGCCGGTGATTCCTTTTTTAGCACAAAGGTCTGAAAGCACTTCGTATAAATTGGCCACATTAATACGCTCCTTTTTAGTCAAAACATAAATTATACAATCGAGTATTAATTTTAGGGTTGACTATTATACGTATGCGTAGTAATATGCAGATATAACATACGCACACGTGTATTTATTGTTTGGTCACGCTCTTAATATATTACACATAAGCGTAAATGTCAACGTTTTAGGAGGTGAAAACTTGTCGGAAGTTAAAATTTGTCAATATGGCAAGGAGATTAAAAAGCGCCTTGTAGACATCGACAAAACGCAAGAGTGGCTAATTAGCCAAGTTTCACAAGATACGGGGCTATATTTTGACCGCTCGTATTTGCATAAGGTGATGGCGGGCAGAAACAACAACCCCAAAATCAAGGACAGCATCAACAAAGTGCTGGGGATGGCGGGGTAGAAGGGAGAATCGAGTATGGCAAATGAGCTTTACATAAAAGAATGCGTGTA from Oscillospiraceae bacterium MB24-C1 includes the following:
- a CDS encoding DUF262 domain-containing protein, yielding MGNENLKSSHLQGDEIASIATLEFEITERRNSLSTDRLDMSFGEIMSMYERDEIIISPEFQRLFRWSIDQQTRFIESLLLGIPIPPIFVAEGQEGKWELVDGLQRLSTVLSFFGLLEDYAQNKWVLVSGDLIPSLEGYNIDSLPLKYVLNLKRTVCRVEVIKWDSKWDMRYELFSRLNTGGEPLTDQEIRNCIFRGKLSSFYQFLEEMSRNEEFQGIIAISDKQKKQLYDQELVIRFMSLFHDWEKVSTSVSVHMTNFMKEKVNAGLDLSPADQRVFENVIHLLSPLGKEIFRFNGSNLFSPSLFEAITIATSSFYNFYLDKPILLQEKIEMLKNDEFFKKYSGSASGSQQRAKRRIQRAIEIFEVEGNGQN
- a CDS encoding XRE family transcriptional regulator, whose translation is MSEVKICQYGKEIKKRLVDIDKTQEWLISQVSQDTGLYFDRSYLHKVMAGRNNNPKIKDSINKVLGMAG
- a CDS encoding MAE_28990/MAE_18760 family HEPN-like nuclease, which codes for MDRTKDSIVEDINWRLGEIALIKAIAIDPGFSPQKKEIALKYAIPALYSIWEGFIDFSFSEYAKYLNSKELDFCNVNIDMLTHNSFSLLQLHNPPRDYNKQKEFVKRIYNFLFQKFTIAPIPTGSNVNYDQLKIICLRFGISMVPEEKYKSKLQRFLMFRNKLAHGSKSIIVHTSDLEFFSGLVIDLMFEVQENIFSSIDNSSYTFNTIDQI
- a CDS encoding XRE family transcriptional regulator, which gives rise to MANLYEVLSDLCAKKGITGYKMCKDIAIQPSIMTDLKMGRRSGVNAETAAKIADYFGVSVNYLLGKEELKESAPALNTRDERDIAKDMERLRQNLESGEGLMFDGDPLSDEAKESILAAMKIGLEMAKVKNKERYTPKKFRKENNDA
- a CDS encoding ImmA/IrrE family metallo-endopeptidase; this translates as MMLDAKGFAEKAVKRFKTRNPFDIAESLGFDIIYVPLVGVRGFYQQLKRNKFIYINESLNDHQTRLVCAHELGHWFMHKKLNRLFLDSRTFFVTSRYETEANRFAVCLLYSDDDMMELQDFTIDQVACIIGVSHDLAEYRVRNTLCLK
- a CDS encoding recombinase family protein; the encoded protein is MINAAIYARYSTDNQNPDTIEVQVKKCAEYAAAHNMRIVDVYADEATSGMKSHRPELDRFFRDTKIGLFKAVLIYDQSRFSRDLVDWFSFRRLLQANKINLISVTQSFIGGDINDPSVFASEGINALINQMHVLQTRQKVKAKMNFLAQQALHTGGVAPLGYNVIDKKYHINETEADVVRAVFHMYAYGSSYNEIIDQMNRVGAKTKRGSSFGKNSIHDLLCNERYIGTYVYGKVPRDDNGKRNTHAEDVECIKIPDAIPRIVSDELWEKVRKRMADNKRNAANTAKVKYMLSGKIFCGHCGAAMVGVNNRSKYFYYGCNANQRLRTCDKKLVPKDAIEELVVSHVRELIRPDNVHVHAAYIARSIEKAKDAGQPDKAALRAELQNVKDKIKAINEAIANRIYSSSTVDTLKDLEKQASNIEVILYEISLTERAMNKYSEPEIASILLFALEQSDRDLVGMFVERVECFDDGGVKITFNPLGIDVSKRPPLDISNAIAYTPTALYGSAAPERSSSKP